One Cyanobium sp. AMD-g genomic window carries:
- the psbC gene encoding photosystem II reaction center protein CP43: protein METPFNSGLISVGGKDLDSTGYAWWAGNARLINLSGRLLGAHVAHAGLMVFWAGAMMLFEVSHFTFDKPMYEQGLILFPHVATLGYGVGPGGEVTDLYPFFVVGVLHLISSAVLGLGGLYHALRGPEILENYSAFFSQDWRDKNQMTNIIGYHLILLGVGALLLVFKAMFFGGVYDTWAPGGGDVRLISNPTLSPGVIFGYLTRAPFGGEGWIIGVDSMEDIIGGHIWIGLICIFGGIWHVITKPFGWVRRAFIWNGEAYLSYSLGALSFMSFIASAYIWFNNTAYPSEFYGPTNAEASQAQSFTFLVRDQRMGANIGSAMGPTGLGKYLMRSPTGEIIFGGETMRFWDFRGPWLEPLRGPNGLSLDKLQNDIQPWQVRRAAEYMTHAPNASLNSVGGIITEPNSVNFVNIRQWLASTQFVLAFFFLVGHLWHAGRARAAAAGFEKGIDRQAEPTLAMPDLD, encoded by the coding sequence GTGGAAACGCCCTTTAATTCCGGTCTCATCTCGGTCGGGGGCAAGGACCTCGACTCCACCGGCTATGCCTGGTGGGCGGGTAATGCCCGGCTGATCAACCTCTCCGGCCGTCTCCTCGGCGCCCACGTGGCCCACGCGGGTCTGATGGTCTTCTGGGCCGGCGCCATGATGCTGTTTGAGGTGAGCCACTTCACCTTCGACAAGCCCATGTACGAACAGGGCCTGATCCTGTTCCCCCACGTCGCCACCCTCGGCTATGGCGTGGGCCCCGGCGGTGAGGTCACTGACCTCTATCCGTTCTTCGTGGTCGGTGTGCTGCACCTGATCAGTTCCGCCGTGCTCGGCCTCGGCGGCCTGTACCACGCCCTGCGCGGTCCCGAGATCCTGGAGAACTACTCCGCGTTCTTCTCCCAGGACTGGCGCGACAAGAACCAGATGACCAACATCATCGGCTACCACCTCATCCTTCTCGGTGTTGGTGCGCTGCTGCTGGTGTTCAAGGCCATGTTCTTCGGTGGCGTCTACGACACCTGGGCCCCCGGTGGCGGTGATGTGCGCCTGATCAGCAACCCCACCCTCAGCCCCGGGGTGATCTTCGGCTACCTCACCCGCGCCCCCTTCGGCGGCGAGGGCTGGATCATCGGTGTGGACTCCATGGAGGACATCATCGGTGGCCACATCTGGATCGGCCTGATCTGCATCTTCGGTGGAATCTGGCACGTCATCACCAAGCCCTTCGGCTGGGTGCGCCGCGCCTTCATCTGGAACGGTGAGGCCTACCTGAGCTACAGCCTCGGCGCCCTGAGCTTCATGAGCTTCATCGCCTCGGCCTACATCTGGTTCAACAACACCGCCTACCCCTCGGAGTTCTACGGCCCCACCAACGCCGAAGCCTCGCAGGCCCAGAGCTTCACCTTCCTGGTGCGCGACCAGCGCATGGGCGCCAACATCGGCTCCGCCATGGGCCCCACCGGCCTGGGCAAGTACCTGATGCGCTCCCCCACCGGCGAGATCATCTTCGGTGGTGAAACGATGCGCTTCTGGGACTTCCGCGGTCCCTGGTTGGAACCCCTGCGCGGCCCCAACGGTCTGAGCCTCGACAAGCTCCAGAACGACATCCAGCCCTGGCAGGTGCGTCGGGCGGCGGAGTACATGACCCACGCCCCCAACGCCTCGCTCAACTCCGTCGGCGGGATCATCACCGAGCCAAACTCGGTGAACTTCGTCAACATCCGCCAGTGGCTGGCCTCCACCCAGTTCGTGCTGGCCTTCTTCTTCCTGGTCGGTCACCTGTGGCATGCGGGCCGGGCCCGCGCCGCAGCGGCCGGTTTCGAGAAGGGCATCGACCGTCAGGCCGAGCCCACCCTGGCCATGCCGGACCTCGACTGA